Proteins found in one Dermacentor silvarum isolate Dsil-2018 chromosome 8, BIME_Dsil_1.4, whole genome shotgun sequence genomic segment:
- the LOC119462757 gene encoding uncharacterized protein LOC119462757 gives MRRDNIFRPVSAGGLGLVHLYVRQLVSRFVFFRDCSHPLLRAFLQVNLVNVLPNLVISTNFASHPYLQGFMREVCLSVRFLAVRFSNEYLFSISRKNLYKDLIDMLFKPPLYRSLYIGLPGDDVLTRVCKMPIPPHTKTFFFKVHTETLPVKTWLNRKGIFVSSINCRLCNVPETIEHCFIDCKDAILFWDVLQRTLKKDFDMNAYTIRYLIQPQCDDVPFDVLLLMALHSLWKTRMLDRNAEPIVSSKSHFIRMISQL, from the coding sequence atgaggcgtgacaatattttcagaccggttagtgcaggcggtcttggcctggttcacctttatgttagacaattagtGTCTCGTTTCGTCTTTTTTCGCGACTGTTCTCATCCATTACTTcgggcattcttgcaagttaatctcgtcaacgttttaccaaatttagtaatttcgacaaattttgcttcacatccatatttgcagggattcatgcgtgaagtgtgtctctcagtgcgttttcttgcagtgaggttctcaaatgagtacttattctctatctcaaggaaaaatctgtataaagatctaattgatatgctttttaaacctccgttataccgatcgctgtacatcggcttacctggagatgacgtccttacacgggtctgtaaaatgcctattcctcctcacactaaaacattcttcttcaaagtgcacactgaaacgttacctgttaaaacctggttaaatcggaaaggaatctttgtatcttcgataaactgtcgtctctgtaatgtaccggaaaccatagaacactgttttattgattgcaaggatgccatattgttttgggacgttctccaaaggactttaaaaaaggatTTTGATATGaatgcttatacaatacgatatctgatacaacctcaatgtgacgatgtgccttttgatgtgctcctgcttatggcgttgcacagtttatggaaaactcgcatgctagatcggaatgcagaaccaattgtatcttcgaagtcacatttcattcggatgatttcacagctg